A region of the Culex quinquefasciatus strain JHB chromosome 1, VPISU_Cqui_1.0_pri_paternal, whole genome shotgun sequence genome:
TTTTTACTCTTTCTAGCAGCGAGACTGCCTGGTAGTCGAAAATAGGAGGTAAAGCTACCACGACAACAGCCCGACCAGGAGCTGTCGCAGCAGGTCTTCGCGTCTGTTGCCTGGTGCTGCTACATTGCAACATCTTCGCCACGCCACGCGTTTACTGTCTGCCCGTCATGGCCGCCTGTTGCCCGTATTATCGATTGCTCTCATTGATGGTCTCGTGATTTTTTGATGTGCCCAGTTTATTGGGAAAAAAGGCGGCCGCGTCGCGGCAACGCTGCGCGACACTTTTTTCGctgcgccgccatcttggacttttctaacaagatttttttttcgttttgttgcaGATTCCAGAAGGCCTGCATCAAGTACGGCGTCGCCGACGTGGACCTGTTCCAGACGACGGATCTGTGGGACAAGAAGAACGTCGCGCTGGTCACCACCACCATCTTTGCGGTCGGACGGGCGGTAAGTTGTGCAACACAACCACATGTTACGTCGCGCCTAGAAGGAATGTGTATCCGCGTGACAGGGTGTTGGTGAGACGATCCAAGCCAGCACGTGGTTTTGTTTACGTTGAGGGGGACGCGTCTTTCGATTACGTTTCTAGGGGTTAACCTAAAAAATCAAGTTACAAAAACATTTGTACACCTTCCTGATCTAATaagaacaaatttcaaaaaatcaagtttaaaacCTCCTTACGTAACTCGTGGACGGCCCCCTCAATCGTAGCAACCATCGCTAGCGGACTACGTTCGGCGATGCCTACTTGAGTCCGCCTGCCCCTCCATCGGTACGCACCAGTAGGCCGTTAAACTGACGGTTCTACAATTCAAAAACCAAGTGATGAAGTCGGGATATGAAGTCTCTAGTGATTTCACTCCGCTCGCTTCCTGTCACCTTGCCAAAGGAAGGCAGGAAGTCGAATATCTGATGGTTTTTTGGTGTGTCTACAACatgaacatgaaaaaaaatacaatttcaaataaagtCTCCTAAACATCTTTAAAAATGAAggagttttttaaaagaacCTTGTCGGAAGATCGCTTCGGGAGCTTCCTTCTGACTCGGGGAAACCTTGACACTAAAGAACATCTGCTTTTCCCCCCACCGACAGTGCTACCGCCACCCGGAGTTTCGCGGGCCCTACCTGGGACCACGGCCCTCGGAGGAGAATCGGCGCGAATTTACCGAGGAGCAGCTGCGGGCCGGCGAGGGTCTGATCGGGCTGCAGGCCGGCTCCAACAAGGGTGCCACCCAGGCCGGTCTCAACTTTGGCGCCACGCGGAAGATTCTGCTCGGCAAGTGAGCCATGTGGGTGCTTGAAcagaaacaaactttaaattatttatttattcaaccCATTTTTCGATAACGAAAACACGTGTGTTTCGCATGATTTCCCGCGTGCGCGATGATTCCGGATGGTATTACAaacgttacattttttttgagcagCATTATTAGCGGATTAGTAGAGATGACAAAAGCAGATTCGAGTACCTTTATGTGATCATAAACATGCGGTAGGAAGAGAAGATGTTtcgtttaaatttggaaatttttgcagctattttgagttttgttttatttgccaATACACATTTAGATTTGGTCTGATAAAATACAGTAACCTACGTTGAGAAATGCTTGTTTTCATTTGACGACCCAGTTGAAGAAAATCCATAGTTCACATCAAACAGACTTATGTGTCAAATCTTTGACAGCATTCACCGTATACAACAAATGTAGAATCGACAATTTTGTGACAACTGTTAACacaaggctttctagtcagaaatttaaattatattttttcactggGTCTAAAATGCCTTATTGGgcgcacggcgtgttttctgggcaaccttaaggagaaataatagtcatcactactttcaaaagtgtcttataggaaattttctcagctttccaatgcttctaagagcgaaatgtttcatcgggaaatttctgagatatctctattttaagttttttcttttaaaatccttgatcatttataaaaaaatttataatataaatttataaaaaaaaacttttaaataacagtccaggaaacttgtcaaatgatgtgttgcATGTGTATTTAACTGACCAAAgcgtgcaaaataagacaagaaaaaactttgtagaaggttgcaaaccgctaaacatttagaaaattaagttttaaccgattttttgatatgtggaatttattcaaattataaaataataaaaaatattatttttacttgaacaaatagattattacataattgttgtgtacaaataacaccagTCTGCactgattcagcttggaattagctgatacaaccgatatttctacaggtttgagattaagagggtattacaagatttttatgaataaatatcatatttccttaatcaaacactaactagtcgcatggataca
Encoded here:
- the LOC6040732 gene encoding muscle-specific protein 20 isoform X2; the encoded protein is MPGRPLWQVAGKRDKDQEREAQHWIETLLGEKFTAGFAYEDCLRDGILLCRLMNRLSPGIVPKINTSGGDYKMMDNISQFQKACIKYGVADVDLFQTTDLWDKKNVALVTTTIFAVGRACYRHPEFRGPYLGPRPSEENRREFTEEQLRAGEGLIGLQAGSNKGATQAGLNFGATRKILLGK
- the LOC6040732 gene encoding uncharacterized protein LOC6040732 isoform X1; the encoded protein is MKSRDRESLGSMKGRRKARQGPGTRSPALDRDAARGKVHRRIRLRGLPARRHSAVPPHESPFARHRAENQHQRRRLQNDGQHQPIPEGLHQVRRRRRGPVPDDGSVGQEERRAGHHHHLCGRTGVLPPPGVSRALPGTTALGGESARIYRGAAAGRRGSDRAAGRLQQGCHPGRSQLWRHAEDSARQVSHVGA